In Halorussus limi, a genomic segment contains:
- a CDS encoding DHH family phosphoesterase, which yields MVSRLVLGCGTVGQTLVEAIADGEHDMRVVDDAENRVDALREEGVSATLGDPTDPETVRESVEGAEVVVVADRDSETNRRAAELAAELFPEAYVIGYLGEECDADRREAIATLADHVIDPTDALVEQVLAVTLGDYAIRTANLRRAIRRIDGTLAVFMHDNPDPDAIASAVALCRVAEEIGVEAVPCYFGDISHQENRAFVNLLELDLRNFASTEDVDFEEFGGIALVDHSRPGVNDQLPADTVVDIVVDHHPPKEPPEAEFVDLRSDVGATSTLLAEHIQRLGIDLTESVATGLLYGIRVDTKDFSREVSTADFEAASYLLPHADVGTLDRVESPSVSPDTLATIARAIRNRRVEGTVLATCVGSLADRDALAQAADHLLNMESITTTLVYGFREGTVYVSARARGTDIDLGETMRSAFDQIGSAGGHADMAGAQIPLGLLGEVEDEEEASLTSVVSDVITDRFFETIQSTPGNDGEYAHGGDASFEATVVDPED from the coding sequence ATGGTTTCGCGGCTGGTACTCGGGTGTGGAACCGTCGGTCAGACCCTCGTGGAGGCGATAGCCGACGGCGAACACGACATGCGGGTCGTCGACGACGCCGAGAACCGCGTCGACGCGCTCCGAGAAGAGGGCGTGTCGGCGACGCTCGGCGACCCGACCGACCCCGAGACCGTACGCGAGAGCGTCGAGGGGGCCGAGGTGGTCGTGGTCGCCGACCGGGACTCCGAGACCAACCGTCGGGCCGCCGAACTCGCGGCGGAGTTGTTCCCCGAAGCGTACGTCATCGGCTACCTCGGCGAGGAGTGCGACGCCGACCGCCGCGAGGCGATAGCCACGCTGGCCGACCACGTCATCGACCCGACCGACGCGCTGGTCGAGCAAGTGCTGGCGGTCACGCTCGGCGACTACGCGATTCGGACCGCCAACCTCCGGCGGGCGATTCGGCGCATCGACGGCACCCTCGCGGTGTTCATGCACGACAACCCCGACCCCGACGCCATCGCCAGCGCGGTCGCGCTCTGTCGCGTGGCCGAGGAAATCGGCGTCGAGGCCGTCCCCTGCTACTTCGGCGACATCTCCCACCAAGAGAACCGGGCGTTCGTCAACCTGCTCGAACTGGACCTCCGGAACTTCGCGTCCACCGAGGACGTGGACTTCGAGGAGTTCGGCGGCATCGCGCTGGTGGACCACTCCCGTCCCGGCGTCAACGACCAACTGCCCGCCGACACCGTCGTGGACATCGTGGTCGACCACCACCCGCCGAAGGAACCCCCGGAAGCCGAGTTCGTGGACCTCCGGAGCGACGTGGGCGCGACCTCGACCCTGCTGGCCGAACACATCCAGCGCCTCGGCATCGACCTCACCGAGTCGGTGGCGACCGGCCTGCTGTACGGCATCCGCGTGGACACCAAGGACTTCTCCCGGGAGGTCTCGACCGCCGACTTCGAGGCGGCCTCCTACCTGCTGCCCCACGCCGACGTGGGCACGCTCGACCGCGTCGAGAGTCCGTCGGTCAGTCCCGACACGCTGGCGACCATCGCGCGGGCCATCCGGAACCGCCGGGTAGAGGGGACGGTGCTGGCGACCTGCGTCGGGTCGCTGGCGGACCGCGACGCCCTCGCGCAGGCGGCCGACCACCTGCTCAACATGGAGTCGATAACCACGACGCTCGTCTACGGGTTCCGCGAGGGCACGGTCTACGTCTCGGCCCGCGCCCGCGGCACCGACATCGACCTCGGCGAGACGATGCGCTCGGCGTTCGACCAGATCGGGAGCGCGGGCGGCCACGCCGACATGGCGGGCGCCCAGATTCCGCTCGGACTGCTCGGCGAGGTTGAAGACGAGGAGGAGGCGTCGCTGACCAGCGTCGTCAGCGACGTCATCACCGACCGGTTCTTCGAGACGATTCAGTCGACGCCGGGCAACGACGGCGAGTACGCCCACGGCGGCGACGCGAGTTTCGAGGCGACCGTCGTGGACCCCGAGGACTGA
- the acs gene encoding acetate--CoA ligase produces the protein MPDDTAELEARLEEQDEFEPPEEFVAQANVSDDSVYDEFEENWPECWERAAELLDWDEEYDTVLDDSNPPFYEWFTGGKLNASANCLDRHLDERGDEAAIEWVGEPVDEENRTYTYEELHREVNEFAAALREMGVGEDDVVTMYMPMIPELPIAMLACARIGAPHSVVFAGFSADALATRMESADSEYLVTANGYFRRGDALDHYEKTREGLGDVGHDVSDVVVVDRLGDHGHGHDLESNEHYYQDLVEEQEGAEIDPVSRDAEDMLFLMYTSGTTGQPKGVKHTTGGYLAWTAWTSQAVLDVKPEDTYFCSADIGWITGHSYIVYGPLALGTTTMMYEGTPDHPERDRLWEIIEEYEATQLYTAPTAIRAFMKWGSEYPDQHDLSSLRLLGTVGEPINPKAWKWYYQHVGDESCPVVDTWWQTETGGMMVTTLPGVKTMKPGSAGPPLPGVDAQVVDVNGDEVDAGRAGYLTVQKPWPGMLRTLYNNDERYIDEYWAEYSDTDSDDPDDWVYFPEDGAKIDEDGYITVLGRVDDVLNVSGHRLGTMEIESAIVGVEGVAEAAVVGGKHDVKGEAVYAYVITEDGYDEDEEMRDRIVEGVEDAIGPIARPEQVVFTPELPKTRSGKIMRRLLEDIANEEDLGDTSTLRNPGVVEDIQQKVAGD, from the coding sequence ATGCCAGACGATACCGCCGAACTCGAAGCACGGCTCGAAGAACAGGACGAGTTCGAGCCGCCCGAGGAGTTCGTGGCGCAGGCGAACGTCTCCGACGACTCCGTCTACGACGAGTTCGAGGAGAACTGGCCCGAGTGCTGGGAGCGGGCGGCCGAACTCCTCGACTGGGACGAGGAGTACGACACGGTGCTGGACGACTCGAACCCGCCGTTCTACGAGTGGTTCACGGGCGGGAAACTGAACGCTTCGGCGAACTGCCTCGACCGGCACTTGGACGAGCGCGGCGACGAGGCCGCCATCGAGTGGGTCGGCGAACCGGTAGACGAAGAGAACCGGACCTACACCTACGAGGAGTTGCACCGCGAGGTCAACGAGTTCGCGGCCGCACTCCGAGAAATGGGCGTCGGCGAGGACGACGTCGTGACGATGTACATGCCGATGATTCCCGAACTCCCCATCGCGATGCTGGCGTGCGCCCGCATCGGCGCGCCCCATTCGGTCGTCTTCGCAGGCTTCTCCGCGGACGCCCTCGCGACTCGGATGGAGAGCGCGGACTCCGAGTACCTCGTGACCGCCAACGGCTACTTCCGGCGGGGCGACGCCTTGGACCACTACGAGAAGACCCGCGAGGGCCTCGGCGACGTAGGTCACGACGTCTCGGACGTGGTGGTCGTGGACCGACTCGGCGACCACGGCCACGGTCACGACCTCGAATCGAACGAACACTACTATCAGGACCTCGTCGAGGAGCAGGAGGGCGCTGAAATAGACCCGGTGTCGCGGGACGCCGAAGACATGCTGTTCCTGATGTACACCTCGGGCACGACGGGACAACCGAAAGGCGTCAAGCACACCACCGGGGGTTACCTCGCGTGGACCGCGTGGACCTCCCAAGCGGTGCTGGACGTGAAACCCGAGGACACGTACTTCTGTTCCGCGGACATCGGCTGGATTACCGGCCACTCCTACATCGTCTACGGTCCGCTGGCGCTCGGAACCACCACGATGATGTACGAGGGCACGCCCGACCACCCCGAGCGCGACCGACTCTGGGAGATAATCGAGGAGTACGAGGCGACCCAACTCTACACCGCGCCGACCGCCATCCGAGCATTCATGAAGTGGGGTTCGGAGTACCCCGACCAGCACGACCTGTCGAGTCTGCGCCTACTGGGTACGGTCGGCGAACCCATCAACCCGAAGGCGTGGAAGTGGTACTACCAACACGTCGGCGACGAGTCCTGTCCGGTCGTGGACACGTGGTGGCAGACCGAGACCGGCGGAATGATGGTCACGACCCTGCCGGGCGTCAAGACGATGAAACCCGGAAGCGCGGGACCGCCCCTCCCGGGCGTGGACGCGCAGGTCGTCGACGTCAACGGCGACGAGGTGGATGCCGGGCGGGCGGGCTATCTGACGGTTCAGAAACCGTGGCCGGGGATGCTCCGGACGCTGTACAACAACGACGAGCGATACATCGACGAGTACTGGGCGGAGTACTCCGACACCGACTCGGACGACCCCGACGACTGGGTCTACTTCCCGGAAGACGGCGCGAAGATAGACGAAGACGGCTACATCACGGTACTCGGCCGCGTCGACGACGTGTTGAACGTCTCGGGTCACCGCCTCGGTACGATGGAGATAGAGTCAGCAATCGTCGGCGTCGAGGGCGTCGCCGAGGCCGCCGTCGTCGGCGGGAAGCACGACGTGAAGGGCGAGGCGGTGTACGCCTACGTCATCACCGAGGACGGTTACGACGAGGACGAGGAGATGCGCGACCGAATCGTCGAAGGCGTCGAGGACGCCATCGGTCCCATCGCCCGCCCCGAACAGGTCGTGTTCACTCCCGAACTCCCCAAGACTCGCTCGGGCAAAATCATGCGCCGACTGCTGGAGGACATCGCCAACGAGGAGGACCTCGGCGACACTTCCACGCTTCGCAACCCCGGGGTCGTCGAGGACATCCAGCAGAAGGTCGCCGGGGACTGA
- a CDS encoding NADH-quinone oxidoreductase subunit J family protein — translation MSNSEIDDRGRKWPGVAALALFAVMAWIFVGAEFGEAAGFPDGASITASIGYAMFNIGAQNAVPSEGMLVTFEIIDLVLVAALVGAVMLARRDDGGEITSALRSDAVEQEPSPGDVVADGGERTDASRTSSDRRSDGGTERDGGEQ, via the coding sequence ATGAGTAACAGCGAAATCGACGACAGAGGCCGCAAGTGGCCCGGTGTAGCCGCACTCGCGCTTTTCGCGGTGATGGCGTGGATCTTCGTCGGCGCGGAGTTCGGCGAGGCCGCCGGCTTCCCCGACGGAGCCTCGATTACCGCCAGCATCGGCTACGCGATGTTCAACATCGGCGCACAGAACGCCGTGCCGAGCGAGGGAATGCTCGTCACGTTCGAGATTATCGACCTCGTGCTGGTCGCCGCGCTGGTCGGCGCGGTCATGCTGGCCCGGCGCGACGACGGCGGCGAAATCACGTCCGCCCTGCGCTCGGACGCGGTCGAGCAGGAACCCTCGCCCGGCGACGTCGTCGCCGACGGCGGTGAGAGAACCGACGCTTCTCGAACCTCGTCGGACCGGAGGTCCGACGGTGGAACCGAACGCGACGGAGGTGAGCAGTGA
- a CDS encoding NADH-quinone oxidoreductase subunit N has translation MAFQLPTWMALGPTFVLGLTALLLLVFDSITPNATSRGVLSGTATLGSLVAVGLSAWYLLAGTGAEPIRLYQNSLVVDTMTLFFAFVFSSVTALVSVASYDYLRDHSYQAEYYALVTLAATGMTLMAAANSLAVVFVSLELASLPSYALVAILKKNRGSVEAGLKYFLVGALSSSIFAYGISLVYGVTGSLLLPEIANNLAAPELTGVLGLGIMMVLGGFAFKTASVPFHFWAPEAYEGAPAPISAFLSSASKAAGFAVAFRVFLVAFPIEQLVTGAAASVDWVLAAQILAVVTMTLGNFAAATQDTVKRMLAYSSIGHAGYVLIGLAALSGGNNEFVLAGGMSHLLVYGFMNTGAFLFIALTEYWSIGRNFEDFNGLASQAPFACTVMTVFLFNLAGLPVGGGFMSKYFLFGAAVGAGFWWLAAVGAINSAVSLYYYSRVVKAMWIEDASGEFDIESKPVGLYAALAAAAVVTVLLLPGFGPVWQYATDAAAALVA, from the coding sequence ATGGCGTTCCAACTTCCGACGTGGATGGCGCTCGGTCCGACGTTCGTGCTCGGACTGACCGCCCTCCTGCTGTTGGTCTTCGACAGCATCACCCCGAACGCCACTAGCCGCGGCGTGCTGTCCGGGACCGCGACCCTCGGGTCGCTGGTCGCGGTCGGTCTCTCGGCGTGGTACCTGCTGGCCGGCACGGGCGCGGAGCCGATTCGGCTCTACCAGAACTCGCTGGTCGTGGACACGATGACGCTGTTCTTCGCGTTCGTGTTCTCCAGCGTGACGGCGCTGGTGTCGGTCGCCAGCTACGACTACCTGCGCGACCACTCGTATCAGGCCGAGTACTACGCGCTGGTGACGCTCGCCGCCACGGGGATGACGCTGATGGCCGCCGCGAACAGTCTCGCGGTCGTGTTCGTCAGCCTCGAACTCGCCAGCCTCCCGTCGTACGCGCTGGTCGCCATCCTCAAGAAGAACCGCGGGAGCGTCGAGGCCGGACTGAAGTACTTCCTCGTGGGCGCGCTGTCGTCGTCCATCTTCGCGTACGGCATCAGCCTCGTCTACGGGGTCACGGGTTCGCTGCTGCTCCCCGAAATCGCCAACAACCTCGCCGCCCCGGAACTGACGGGCGTGCTGGGTCTGGGCATCATGATGGTGCTCGGCGGCTTCGCGTTCAAGACCGCCTCGGTGCCGTTCCACTTCTGGGCGCCCGAGGCCTACGAGGGCGCGCCCGCGCCCATCTCGGCGTTCCTCTCGTCGGCCTCGAAGGCCGCCGGGTTCGCCGTGGCGTTCCGCGTGTTCCTCGTCGCGTTCCCCATCGAGCAGTTGGTCACGGGCGCGGCCGCGAGCGTGGACTGGGTCCTCGCGGCCCAGATTCTCGCGGTCGTGACGATGACGCTCGGTAACTTCGCGGCGGCCACGCAGGACACGGTCAAGCGCATGCTCGCGTACTCGTCTATCGGACACGCGGGCTACGTCCTCATCGGTCTCGCCGCGCTGTCGGGCGGGAACAACGAGTTCGTGCTGGCCGGCGGCATGTCCCACCTGCTCGTCTACGGGTTCATGAACACGGGCGCGTTCCTGTTCATCGCCCTGACCGAGTACTGGTCCATCGGCCGGAACTTCGAGGACTTCAACGGACTGGCCTCGCAGGCACCGTTCGCCTGCACGGTCATGACCGTGTTCCTGTTCAACCTCGCGGGACTCCCGGTCGGCGGCGGCTTCATGAGCAAGTACTTCCTGTTCGGGGCCGCGGTCGGCGCCGGATTCTGGTGGCTCGCCGCCGTGGGTGCCATCAACAGCGCGGTGTCGCTGTACTACTACTCGCGAGTCGTGAAGGCGATGTGGATCGAAGACGCCTCGGGCGAGTTCGACATCGAGTCCAAGCCCGTGGGCCTCTATGCCGCGCTGGCGGCCGCCGCCGTCGTCACCGTCCTGCTCCTGCCCGGATTCGGTCCGGTCTGGCAGTACGCGACCGACGCCGCCGCGGCGCTCGTGGCGTAA
- a CDS encoding NADH-quinone oxidoreductase subunit J: MVYELLTFGLFALVTIASSLGVVLARDVWHSALLLGVALLSVAVHYVMLQAEFLAAMQVLVYVGGVLVLITFAVMLTRQAKTETEEVTDI, translated from the coding sequence ATGGTATACGAACTACTCACGTTCGGGCTGTTCGCTCTCGTCACGATAGCGAGCAGTCTGGGCGTCGTCCTGGCGCGGGACGTGTGGCACTCGGCGTTACTGCTGGGTGTCGCGTTGCTTTCCGTCGCGGTTCACTACGTGATGTTACAGGCGGAGTTCCTCGCAGCGATGCAGGTGCTCGTCTACGTGGGCGGGGTGCTCGTCCTCATCACGTTCGCCGTGATGCTCACGCGCCAGGCCAAGACAGAGACGGAGGAGGTGACCGACATATGA
- the nuoK gene encoding NADH-quinone oxidoreductase subunit NuoK has product MVPVQYYLLLSAAVFAIGVFGILTRRNALLFLMSVELLLNAANINLVAFSNFHGNLTGQTFSLFTLALAAAEVAVGIGIILVLYRNFKDVDVTEATTMRW; this is encoded by the coding sequence ATGGTACCGGTACAGTACTACCTCCTGCTCTCGGCCGCCGTCTTCGCCATCGGCGTGTTCGGCATCCTGACCCGTCGGAACGCGCTGCTGTTCCTGATGAGCGTGGAGTTGCTGCTGAACGCGGCGAACATCAACCTCGTGGCGTTCTCGAACTTCCACGGCAACCTGACGGGCCAGACGTTCAGCCTGTTCACGCTGGCGCTGGCGGCCGCGGAGGTCGCGGTCGGCATCGGCATCATCCTCGTGTTGTATCGCAACTTCAAGGACGTGGACGTAACCGAAGCGACGACGATGAGGTGGTAA
- a CDS encoding complex I subunit 4 family protein, which produces MWIEALIAVTLASAFAVFLAPNKVAGKLAFALSLLPLVGSLWMYSTYEASGNALLEGSELAFESNFEWVTAGPYALNWHVGLDGISMPLVALTTVLTSLALLASWTPIDERQSQFYGLMLFLEASLLGVFSALDFFVWFVFWEMVLVPMYVLIGVWGGPRRKYAAIKMFVYTNIASLVMFIGFIALVFGLGDSVTSLDMPAIAQALRAGELGGLGPLSAGTLKVAAFVAMFAGFAVKVPVVPFHTWLPDAHVEAPTPVSIMLAGVLLKMGTYALLRFNFTMLPKVAQNNAQIIALFAVISVIYGAMLALAQSDLKRIVAYSSVSSMGYVILGLVAYTLYGMGGATFQMVAHGLISGLMFMSVGVIYNTTHTRMVSDMSGLASKMPFTVAVFVAGAFGYMGLPLMAGFAAELFIFLGSFGAFAGSVWFTAAAMFGIVVVAGYLLFAMQRTLFGTFELETDYEVGPAAFHDVAPLVVLILLVILLGVEPSIFYTMIQDAVNPLVPAAGGGV; this is translated from the coding sequence ATGTGGATTGAAGCACTCATCGCCGTGACGCTCGCGAGTGCGTTCGCAGTCTTCCTCGCCCCGAACAAGGTGGCGGGCAAACTCGCGTTCGCGCTCAGTCTGCTCCCGCTCGTCGGGAGCCTCTGGATGTACAGCACGTACGAGGCCAGCGGCAACGCCCTCTTGGAGGGCAGCGAACTGGCCTTCGAATCGAACTTCGAGTGGGTCACCGCGGGACCCTACGCGCTGAACTGGCACGTCGGTCTCGACGGCATCAGCATGCCGCTGGTCGCGCTGACCACGGTGCTGACGTCGCTGGCGCTGCTGGCGTCGTGGACGCCCATCGACGAGCGACAGAGCCAGTTCTACGGGCTGATGCTGTTCCTAGAGGCGAGCCTGCTGGGCGTCTTCTCGGCGCTCGACTTCTTCGTCTGGTTCGTCTTCTGGGAGATGGTGCTGGTCCCGATGTACGTCCTCATCGGCGTCTGGGGCGGTCCGCGCCGCAAGTACGCCGCAATCAAGATGTTCGTCTACACGAACATCGCTTCTCTCGTGATGTTCATCGGGTTCATCGCGCTGGTGTTCGGTCTCGGCGACTCGGTCACGAGCCTCGACATGCCCGCCATCGCGCAGGCGCTTCGCGCGGGCGAACTCGGTGGTCTCGGACCGCTCAGCGCGGGCACGCTGAAGGTGGCGGCGTTCGTCGCCATGTTCGCGGGCTTCGCGGTGAAGGTCCCGGTCGTCCCGTTCCACACGTGGCTGCCGGACGCTCACGTCGAGGCCCCGACGCCGGTCTCGATCATGCTGGCCGGAGTCCTGCTGAAGATGGGTACCTACGCCCTGCTCCGGTTCAACTTCACGATGCTGCCGAAGGTCGCGCAGAACAACGCCCAGATCATCGCGCTGTTCGCGGTGATCAGCGTCATCTACGGCGCGATGCTCGCGCTGGCCCAGTCCGACCTCAAGCGCATCGTGGCGTACTCCTCGGTCTCCTCGATGGGGTACGTCATCCTCGGACTCGTGGCGTACACGCTGTACGGCATGGGCGGCGCGACCTTCCAGATGGTCGCCCACGGCCTCATCTCGGGCCTGATGTTCATGTCGGTCGGCGTCATCTACAACACGACCCACACCCGGATGGTCTCTGACATGTCCGGGCTGGCGAGCAAGATGCCGTTCACCGTCGCGGTGTTCGTCGCGGGCGCGTTCGGTTACATGGGCCTGCCGCTGATGGCCGGCTTCGCCGCGGAGCTGTTCATCTTCCTCGGCTCGTTCGGCGCGTTCGCGGGTTCGGTGTGGTTCACGGCCGCCGCGATGTTCGGCATCGTCGTGGTCGCGGGCTACCTGCTGTTCGCCATGCAGCGCACGCTGTTCGGGACCTTCGAGTTGGAGACCGACTACGAGGTCGGTCCGGCCGCGTTCCACGACGTGGCCCCGCTCGTGGTCCTCATCCTGCTGGTCATCCTGCTGGGCGTCGAACCGAGCATCTTCTACACGATGATTCAGGACGCAGTGAATCCGCTGGTTCCGGCGGCCGGAGGTGGTGTATAG
- the nuoL gene encoding NADH-quinone oxidoreductase subunit L translates to MAALPFELAPAIAALPFVSFLIALLVGAFAPRLLPKGGAIPGILATGGSLLLSLWAFLTVSGGKTYHEYITWVAGAGEATFDLHLGILLDPLSTMMLIIVSLVAFLVHIFSLGYMNDEGETGLPRYYAGLGLFTASMLSFVFADNLLMAFMFFEMVGLCSWLLIGFWFRDDAPPSAAKKAFLVTRFGDYFFLVGLVGVFATFGTSMFIGGEGEHALHSFPHMAELALLEGETAGITTYLGLDPQAWFAVLGLLILGGVVGKSAQFPLHTWLPDAMEGPTPVSALIHAATMVAAGVYLVARIYGFYALLPNVLALIAFVGGFTALFAATMGVVKKEIKQVLAYSTISQYGYMMLGLGAGGYVAASFHLMTHAFFKALLFLGAGSVIIAMHHNENMWDMGGLKDRMPVTYYAFLSGSLALAGIVPFSGFWSKDEILFEALARGMENPILLAAYAMGLLAVFFTGFYTFRMVALTFHGEPRSDTARDPHGVRWNVKGPLAVLGVLAAVAGLVNMTPVAELTGLHIEYLHNWLGGPLEATSVHTYTHILEESGVHHAELSPLLPGLVSLALALAGAGLAWKLYAVPDPEEHTDKLGGAKTVLFNNYYQDEYQVWLATGFTLPLARAADKFDQGVIDGVVDGVSSVSLFGGSRIKRIQTGVVSNYAFLLTTGFVVLLVVIGLVGGWF, encoded by the coding sequence ATGGCAGCACTCCCCTTCGAACTGGCACCGGCCATCGCGGCCCTGCCGTTCGTATCGTTCCTGATCGCGTTGCTCGTCGGAGCGTTCGCTCCGCGACTGCTCCCCAAGGGGGGAGCGATTCCGGGCATCCTCGCCACGGGTGGCTCGCTCCTGCTGTCGCTGTGGGCGTTCCTGACCGTCTCGGGCGGTAAGACGTACCACGAGTACATCACGTGGGTCGCGGGCGCAGGCGAAGCGACGTTCGACCTGCACCTCGGCATCCTGCTCGACCCGCTGTCGACGATGATGCTCATCATCGTCTCGCTGGTCGCGTTCCTCGTCCACATCTTCAGTCTCGGCTACATGAACGACGAGGGCGAGACGGGTCTACCCCGGTACTACGCCGGTCTGGGCCTGTTCACCGCGAGCATGCTCTCGTTCGTGTTCGCGGACAACCTGCTCATGGCGTTCATGTTCTTCGAGATGGTGGGCCTGTGTTCGTGGCTCCTCATCGGCTTCTGGTTCCGCGACGACGCACCGCCGAGTGCGGCGAAGAAGGCGTTCCTCGTGACCCGGTTCGGAGACTACTTCTTCCTCGTCGGACTCGTCGGCGTCTTCGCCACGTTCGGCACGTCGATGTTCATCGGCGGCGAGGGCGAACACGCGCTTCACTCGTTCCCCCACATGGCCGAACTCGCCCTCCTCGAGGGCGAAACCGCCGGGATAACGACGTATCTCGGTCTCGACCCGCAGGCGTGGTTCGCGGTTCTGGGCCTGCTCATCCTCGGCGGCGTCGTCGGCAAGTCCGCGCAGTTCCCTCTGCACACGTGGCTTCCCGACGCCATGGAGGGCCCGACCCCGGTCTCCGCGCTGATTCACGCGGCGACGATGGTCGCGGCGGGCGTCTACCTCGTCGCGCGCATCTACGGGTTCTACGCACTGCTGCCGAACGTGCTGGCGCTCATCGCGTTCGTCGGCGGCTTCACGGCGCTGTTCGCCGCGACGATGGGCGTCGTCAAGAAGGAGATAAAGCAGGTGCTGGCGTACTCGACCATCTCCCAGTACGGCTACATGATGCTCGGACTGGGCGCTGGCGGCTACGTCGCCGCCTCCTTCCACCTGATGACCCACGCCTTCTTCAAGGCGCTGCTGTTCCTCGGTGCGGGGTCGGTCATCATCGCGATGCACCACAACGAGAACATGTGGGACATGGGCGGCCTGAAGGACCGCATGCCCGTGACCTACTACGCGTTCCTCTCGGGGTCGCTCGCGCTCGCGGGCATCGTCCCGTTCTCGGGCTTCTGGTCGAAGGACGAGATTCTGTTCGAGGCGCTGGCCCGCGGGATGGAGAACCCGATTCTCCTCGCCGCGTACGCGATGGGTCTGCTCGCGGTGTTCTTCACCGGGTTCTACACCTTCCGGATGGTCGCGCTGACCTTCCACGGCGAACCCCGGTCGGACACCGCTCGCGACCCCCACGGCGTGCGCTGGAACGTGAAGGGACCGCTCGCGGTCCTCGGCGTTCTGGCCGCGGTGGCCGGACTGGTCAACATGACCCCGGTCGCGGAACTGACGGGCCTGCACATCGAGTACCTGCACAACTGGCTCGGTGGCCCGCTCGAAGCGACCTCGGTTCACACCTACACGCACATCCTCGAAGAGAGCGGCGTCCATCACGCCGAACTGTCGCCCCTCCTGCCGGGTCTGGTCTCGCTGGCGCTCGCGCTCGCGGGCGCCGGACTCGCGTGGAAGCTCTACGCGGTGCCGGACCCCGAGGAACACACCGACAAACTCGGTGGGGCGAAGACGGTGCTGTTCAACAACTACTATCAGGACGAGTATCAGGTCTGGCTCGCGACCGGCTTCACCCTGCCGCTGGCCCGCGCCGCGGACAAGTTCGACCAGGGCGTCATCGACGGCGTCGTGGACGGCGTCTCCAGCGTGAGCCTGTTCGGCGGAAGTCGCATCAAGCGAATCCAGACCGGCGTGGTGTCGAACTACGCCTTCCTGCTGACGACGGGCTTCGTCGTCTTACTCGTCGTCATCGGTCTCGTGGGAGGTTGGTTCTGA